The segment TCCTCCTCCTTGGCAGCGGGAATCGCAGGCCCATCCTCCTTGGTGGGCTGCTCTTCTGGAGTGTCGGACATTATCCGAGTgtttttttcttatttttattttagaGGCAAAAAATACTAGCTCTTCCTGTTGTGACTACAAATAAATATCTAAGATGAGCAGGGACAGAATCCCAGAACTGGGATAGCCTGCTGGGATTCGGCGATATCATAGCTTGGCGTGATGTTAATTTAAAACTTTGAGTCTGAGTCAGTGATGTCTTCATGAAATGTGAGTAGCTCTGAGTAGCCCTGAGCGCTACGATTGTAGGTCAGATTACAACGGCAAGTTACTTTATACTTTATTTGGTTTGCAATAATTGGATGTGGGGAGTAGGTATCGCGTTTCGTTTGCCTTTAAGTATCGTTAGACATTTGTATACACAGTCTGTAGACAATATAACACACATATGTATCAAGTTACGAGTTAATCTTAAGTTTCTGTGCTCTAATGGTGGATGGGTATGTATGCTATGGGCCATACTACAAAACATCGATTACGGTACACgtatatacacacacatattcAAATAATCTGATACATATAATTCGGATAATTACACACATAATAAATTCTCTATAAAAAGGGGAAAACAATAACAGTGCGAGATTGTGGGCCACCTTTCCTtgtccattttccatttttggCTACTTTGTTCCTTCCTTTGCGAGTCCACGACTCTGGGGGTATGTCTAGACTTTAACGAACAGTTGAGCGATTTTGAAACACTCGTGGCTCTTCGAAAACTAAAACTCAAGTTAagatacaaaatacaaaagtCGTAAAACTACTAAAAATTGTGTTCTTGGTGGAGAGACAGTGTGTGAGAAAGTACAACACCGAGGAACAAGTTCTTAGACATCTAACATCAATGTACTGTACGAAAGTAACCCTTGGGTTATTATAAAAGATAGTTCTCTCTTTGATAGCATCGTCCGTGGTGAAAATTTTGGTGCAGACTTATTTGTATGTAAATATTGGAAAGAATTAGATTCCTCTGTATGTCGTTTGCtcttctgtttttctgtttttgtttcctTTGATATTCATTCGTACCAAAGTCAGTTTCAGTCGTGTAGTGGACACATAAGTAAAGCTTTAGTTGCGATCTGGAGCCTGTTTTGGGATTCGTTAGACCGTTTCGCAACGTGTTGTGACTCGTAACGTGTACATATAGTATAAATAGATCCCTTTAGCTGATTATTTGTACGAGTATGCTATAAATAGTGGACCTgtaattatatatatgtataatcaGTGGGTTTCGTAAATACAAGTAGTATTAGGCTGGATTGTTTCTCTGGGTATGCTAAGCTTAGCGATAGATCGATCGATTCTTTCATTCATCTGCCGCCCGGCATGCGTGTCGTTTTTTGTCTCAATATGCATCTAAAAATGGTTTTTATATTGATTTTGATGGCACGGTTATTTCATAACGCCACATTTGGTCTAAATTTTAACGTTTATAAATCTCTTGCCTATTTGCACTCCTGCCGCACTAGTCGTTTGAGCGCACTTTGCGGAGAGAGCCGCGATTGAATTTGCAAATAGACTCGAGCAGTGCGGAACGCGTCAGTTCATCGCCCTCGCCTTCGCCTTCAGCGGCTTCAGGGTCCTCTGCCAGCAAATTTGGTGTGGATGACTGCCTTTCCACCGATCCAGATGCCGATGTGGATGTGCTGCTTGCAGCAGGTAGGTCCCGATCCCGCTGGTAAATCGTGCCAAAATGTGGGGCCGGTGTAAGCGGTGGGGCTGCGAGGAATACGAAACAGCATATCAGTTGGGTAAGTATGAAGAGATACGGAAAGCAAACTATCAATTTTAAGGTGTGGACGACAGAGATAACTACATTTGAAGGCGGCCAGAGTGGGTTCTTCAGGAGTGCTTTCGGAGCGGTTGAAGGAGTCTGCCGCGTTTGGCCCACTAGCAGCCAGGGTGCTGGATGAAGCAGTCGCTGCAGTTTCAGTCGCAGCCGCAAGCGACAAGCGTCCGTTGTTCGTTTGCAGTGAACCTTGCTGCTTTAGCTTGGACTGCTTGTGCTCTAGTTTCTAGACATAAGCGTTTGTTTCAATAAATGAAAAAGATAAATCATCGAGAAATGATCGTTAAATTGCTGTGAGACAAAAGGAGCTACGTGGGATGCTAGAGTTTGATAACTAACTGCTTTCTGCTTGGACTTGCGCTTCTCCTCCTCGGAGCTCATCAGCTCCTGCACCCGCACAATTCGCTTCTGGTTCTTCACCGACTTTTGCTCGTCGCGCAGCCGATTCTCTGTCTTTATGGCTGCCTTCTTGAGCAGTTCTTTGGCGTTTAAGGACAATTTAAAGTGTGGCTTCTCGGTATTAGCcccgccagcagcagctgcctcaCCCGTCGAGGCATATTGTGCGAAGAAGCGGTGGCCAATCAGTTGCTCCAGTGTCGGAAGCCCAGACTTGCAAGCCTCCTTTGAGAGGATGCTCTCCAGCAAACATTCTGCAAATGATATAGCTTAAATAGAGAAGGCACAGCATGGATTGGGACTCACTTAGCGTCTCGGGGCATTCGGTAATTTGTCGCACCACAGATTCTTGAAGGGGATAGCCCATGGTCATTTCGAATAGTACATGGCCGAAGCAGTACACGTCCACGGTCTCCATGGTATGAATCTTGCTGTGCTGCATGAAGAATGGCCGGTAGAAGGCCGGCACGCCCAGCAGTTGATTTTCAATATCCAGCAGCCTGACACAATCGTCCAAAATGACTATGTTACCGGAATGTAGGTGGCCTGCATGAGTGTACACAATTATATTATTTATCAACAATTAAAATTAACGATAAATACAGGAGAGGAAAGAAAGAAAACAGTTTTACGAATTTGCTAAGTTCGGATAATGCTAATTAGGTGCCATAATCTTAAGGGCACAAGTGATGGGTGACCAGGAAATCAAATCGcggggagacaagactgttccaaagaCAGGTGGAAAAGagcctgtttttttttttctttaggTAGACCAATTCCTGGAGAACCAGTGAGGCTTGGATGATACAGATACAGTGATTTGCGGAACAAATGTATTAAGGGCGTATACGATTCCATGGAAATTGTGGAATGAGAACACTCAGATGAGAAATCCCTTTTTGACTGACCAGGTAGGGGATCCCTAAGAAATCTACTCACCATAGGCATAGCCCTTGGAATGCAAAAATATGATAGCCTCTAGGATCTGCCTGCCGTAGGTGGCCACTTGCTTCATGGAGAGCGCAGTCCGTCCCTTCGGATTGCCGTACTTGCTCAGGAAGGGGTTCTTTGGGTTCGTGGCCATGCACAATACATCCTTGAGGGTGCCATGCTTATGGAATCTGGAAGAAAAGCAGACAAAAACTCAGACAAATATACGACAATATTCTCATACTCAAATTTTACTTTCTGATGACAAGACATCCGCTTTCCGTGTGGCCGGCCATGATAACTGGCTCGATGTGTTGATGCTGGAGACCCATCAGGCTCTTCAGAATCCCGGTTATCTCCTTCTCTTCGATAAACTTGTCTGGTCCAGCCTCGAGCCATTCGGCCACCATCTCGGCATTGGGGTCATACGATCCGCCATCCATTAAATGTCCGCTGCCATTGCTGCTGCCGGCGGCGAAATGCTTGCTCTGGTGCGACTGGGAGCCGCTCTTCACCAACTTGTTGCTGCTCTTCTCCGGCGGCTTGGGCGTCACCTTAAAGTAGTGCTTGCGTAGACGCCAGCCTATGGCACCCATTGTGCCACCCAGGGCCCACGCCGAATCGTTGCGCAGACAGAGCATTGCATTCTGCACAGCATGGTCTGCAATTGAATTATTGTAACTAATCAATATGCAAATGGGTGGGGTATAGGGTATAGTGTTACCATGAAATGATTGCGAGTAGCTCTCGGGGTCAACGAAGCGCTTCGCTGGCAACGATGATGCCAATATGGGATTCATTAGTACAGCGTTTATGTATACTTGCAGTGCTTGTTTTCGTTCAGCTACGAAGTCCGGGAGCATAATACCGAAGATGCGCTTGCGAGGCAACGGCAGCTCAATGCCCGAGATGCGGAGACATTTGTCCAGCTTGTCGAAGTCATTGTAGCGGCGCAGAATATTCCAGGAGTTTTCTGTGGTCGGCCCCCTCTGCACACGCAGCAAGTACTCCtgcaggcagacagacagacatgcaCATGCACATACATTACAAGATACATACTTATTATCATTCGCATGAAATCATCAACAATTATTGATTTTTCTTGGGGCCCCACGAAAAGATTTCTTCCTGCCTGCCACTCACCGTATGCCCGTCGACTTCCTCAACTGTGGTTATCTCGCAGCTCAGCGGTTGGGTATCATCAATTGGCAATTTTCGTTCATATTTGCTCGCAAAAATTGCCATTGGTTGTATCTGGATACATTTTCTTCCAATCTGCCAGACACTCTACGAAACGatatgtgtgtttgtgtgtgtatagCGGAGTGTCGCTCCCCTCTACCGATTGCACGGACACAGCACAAGAATATTACAATAACAAATGGTTAAACTAAAAAATAATTTCACTTAATTTAATTGGAAGCGGGTTTTTCTAAGATTTTCTATTGTTATTTTTCAATTGAACCCGTACCAAATATTTTTTCACTGTTTTCGTTAATCCAGTGCTGTAGAACAGCCAAAACTTTTGCTATCGACTCTTACAGCACTGTCGCGACATCGACAATCGATAGTTTGCATTGTGGTTTTTAGTGCGAAATAATTAGAATATATTAAATTAAACGTAGCTGCATCCTCAAAAATGGGCATTTCGACGGCTATCCTGCGGAACCAGTTGATGAGCCTGATCAACTTCACTGGCACACACAAGGACCAGGCGGACAAGTACCGCCAGCTTCTAAGGACTGTTCTGTCGAATACCGGACAAGAATTGATCGTTGCGCTGAGACTCTTTGTTGAGGCAATTGTCAATGAGCATGTCAGCCTGGTTATCTCGCGTCAGATTCTGAACGATGTGGGCGTGGAGCTGAGCAAGCTGCCCGATGATCTCTCTAAGCAATTGTCGCACTTCACACTGGAAAAGGTCCACCCACGCGTAATTTCGTTTGAGGAACAGGTTGCCGGCATCCGTTTTCATTTGGCGAACATCTACGAACGGAACCAGCAGTGGCGTGCCGCTGCCACAGTGCTAGTTGGCATACCCTTGGAGACTGGTCAAAAGCAATACTCCGTCGAGTGCAAATTGGGCACCTACTTGAAAATAGCCCGGCTCTACCTAGAAGACAATGACTCCGTGCAGGCCGAGCTGTTCATTAATCGCGCCTCGCTGCTGCAGGCTGAGACCAACTCCGAGGAACTCCAGGTGCGTATAAACTTTGGACTAACGTTGCGCCCTTCCCTCACACACACCAAAACCTACGCACTTTTCTTGCCAGGTGCTTTATAAAGTGTGCTATGCTCGGGTGCTCGACTACAGGCGCAAGTTTATCGAGGCTGCCCAACGCTACAACGAGCTCTCCTACCGCAAAATAGTCGACCAAGGCGAACGCATGACGGCGCTGAAGAAGGCGCTCATCTGCACCGTTCTGGCCTCGGCCGGACAGCAGCGCTCTCGCATGTTGGCCACACTCTTCAAGGATGAGCGCTGCCAGCACCTGCCAGCCTACGGCATTCTGGAGAAGATGTACTTGGAGCGCATCATTCGCCGCTCGGAGCTGCAGGAGTTTGAGGCTCTGCTGCAAGAGCACCAGAAGGCAGCGACCCCAGACGGCTCGTCCATTCTGGATCGCGCTGTCTTCGAGCACAACTTGTTGTCGGCCAGCAAGCTGTACAACAACATCACCTTTGAGGAATTGGGTGCCCTGCTGGACATACCTGCTGCCAAGGCGGAGAAAATCGCCTCCCAGATGATCACCGAGGGCCGCATGAACGGGCACATCGACCAGATCTCCGGCATTGTCCATTTCGAGAATCGCGAACTACTGCCACAATGGGATCGACAAATCCAGTCACTCTGCTATCAAGTCAATTCCATCATTGAGAAAATAGGTGTCGCCGAACCCGATTGGCTTGATAAACTGAACTGAATGCTCTCCCCTTCCCAATACCATTTTACTGAAACTCTCCACTTCATCATCTTCAACTCAACGCAGCACCAAGAAGAACTTCCAAACCCAAACGGAACCCATGCAAGCGAAGCATTTCAGAAAAGTTTCACCTGTGTTGCGATAgatttcatttttaatttaCGAAATAAATGAAATTATGTACATTATCGATCCTGTGGACTCGGGTGTGCGatgaaaaacaaaaatacCCAAGTTCTaattcacacacacaaatatgTACATGATACTACAAATTACTTCAGGGCTATTCATGCAACTTCCAACCCATGCCCCACACAACTCGAGTGGGGCTCTCTATCAAGATACTACATTCTAAATTTAACTAATTACGTTTAAACAAATTCAACTAAACAAAATGCACATCATGCTAGTTTTTCCAGTATTTTACAATAGCCAGGACGCTAGGCTTCACAACAAGATGAAGGAGGGCTCTCTTCCAGGCATCACCTAACCGCTGCGATGGCTTCGAGAGGGGGTGGAGGGGCTTAAAAGAACTTAGAATCTAGCGTACAATCATCCCTGGGTATTGCTAGAGGACTCCTCGTTCAGCTGCATTTGCGCCAGTGTGCGTACGACGACTCCACGATTGACGGGAGTCAGGCCTTGACAGAGGCCAACCACAGCGTCCAGCGCTACATCGGGACAGTCCTAAAAGATCCATCAATTGATCCAGAGAATGTCATTTAATATTCATATTGTTAAATAACCAGATTGCAGCTGATCTTACCTCGAGCATTTTCGAAATGGTTGAGATGATGGCATCCCGTCGCACGGAACTCACATTGCGGGAGACAATAGATTCTGTATTCGTCTGCTCTTCATACCAGGCCACCATTTCTTCATTCTTGTCCCACAGATATGCCTGCAAAACAGAACAAACAGATTGTAAAGC is part of the Drosophila miranda strain MSH22 chromosome Y unlocalized genomic scaffold, D.miranda_PacBio2.1 Contig_Y1_pilon, whole genome shotgun sequence genome and harbors:
- the LOC117191864 gene encoding PX domain-containing protein kinase-like protein, with product MAIFASKYERKLPIDDTQPLSCEITTVEEVDGHTEYLLRVQRGPTTENSWNILRRYNDFDKLDKCLRISGIELPLPRKRIFGIMLPDFVAERKQALQVYINAVLMNPILASSLPAKRFVDPESYSQSFHDHAVQNAMLCLRNDSAWALGGTMGAIGWRLRKHYFKVTPKPPEKSSNKLVKSGSQSHQSKHFAAGSSNGSGHLMDGGSYDPNAEMVAEWLEAGPDKFIEEKEITGILKSLMGLQHQHIEPVIMAGHTESGCLVIRKFHKHGTLKDVLCMATNPKNPFLSKYGNPKGRTALSMKQVATYGRQILEAIIFLHSKGYAYGHLHSGNIVILDDCVRLLDIENQLLGVPAFYRPFFMQHSKIHTMETVDVYCFGHVLFEMTMGYPLQESVVRQITECPETLKCLLESILSKEACKSGLPTLEQLIGHRFFAQYASTGEAAAAGGANTEKPHFKLSLNAKELLKKAAIKTENRLRDEQKSVKNQKRIVRVQELMSSEEEKRKSKQKAKLEHKQSKLKQQGSLQTNNGRLSLAAATETAATASSSTLAASGPNAADSFNRSESTPEEPTLAAFKSPPLTPAPHFGTIYQRDRDLPAASSTSTSASGSVERQSSTPNLLAEDPEAAEGEGEGDELTRSALLESICKFNRGSLRKVRSND
- the LOC108158196 gene encoding COP9 signalosome complex subunit 4; amino-acid sequence: MGISTAILRNQLMSLINFTGTHKDQADKYRQLLRTVLSNTGQELIVALRLFVEAIVNEHVSLVISRQILNDVGVELSKLPDDLSKQLSHFTLEKVHPRVISFEEQVAGIRFHLANIYERNQQWRAAATVLVGIPLETGQKQYSVECKLGTYLKIARLYLEDNDSVQAELFINRASLLQAETNSEELQVLYKVCYARVLDYRRKFIEAAQRYNELSYRKIVDQGERMTALKKALICTVLASAGQQRSRMLATLFKDERCQHLPAYGILEKMYLERIIRRSELQEFEALLQEHQKAATPDGSSILDRAVFEHNLLSASKLYNNITFEELGALLDIPAAKAEKIASQMITEGRMNGHIDQISGIVHFENRELLPQWDRQIQSLCYQVNSIIEKIGVAEPDWLDKLN